One Acidobacteriota bacterium genomic window, GTTTGAGAACTTCAGGAAACGAGTGGAAGAGGAACGGAAAGAGTTTTACCTGATGGCGCTCACCGATTTGGTAGGAAAGCTTCTTCCCATCCTCGATGATTTTGAACGGGCGCTCTCAGTGGATGCTACGGATCTCGCCAAGTACCGTGAAGGGGTGGCTCTCATTTATAAGGGGTTTCGCTCCATACTTGAGGGATTTGGGCTTAAAGAGGTCCCTGCAGTAGGGGAGCGATTTGACCCCAGGGTACATCAGGCGGTAATGCGGGAGGAGGTCGACGATGTCGAGGAGGAAACAGTGGTCGAGGAGTTTAGAAAGGGGTATTTTTTGAAGAACCGACTGGTAAGGCCGGCAATGGTCAAAGTGGCGGTAAAGAAGGAAAAGGAAGTCGCTCCAGCGGATCCGGAAAAGGGTGAAAAGGGTAAGGATGAAGGTGAGACAGCCAATTGAGTTAGGGATCTTTCCTTGTTTTATAATAATCGTCCTCAATAGCTTTTTTATTATCGGGTGATGATGTACGGGAAGAAGGACTACTATGAGATCCTGGGTGTTCCCCGTAATGCGACCCAAGAGGAGATAAAGAAGGCATACCGTCGGCTGGCGATAAAATATCATCCCGATCGGAATCCGGGGGACAAAGAGGCAGAGGAGAAATTCAAAGAGGCAGCAGAAGCCTATTCTGTCCTTGGCGATCCTAAAAAGAGAGCAGAATACGACCGGTTCGGGACGGTCGGTGGTCCTTCTCCCGGGTTTACCTTTACCGGCTTCGATTCCGATCTATTCAGCGAGTTCGCCGATATCCTTGGAGATTTCTTTGGCTTCTCCGATTTCTTCGCTGGTCCTCGCTCTCGCACCAAACGGGTAAGCAGGGCTAAACCAGGGGCTGATCTTCGGTATAAGCTGGAGATATCCTTTGAGGAAGCGGCTTTCGGTACCGAGGTTAAACTTAAGATACCTCGCTTGGGTATCTGTAAAGAATGTGGTGGTTCTGGAATAGCGGGAGGAGGGCAACCTACTCCTTGTTCTACCTGTGGAGGACGGGGCAGCATCAATTACCGCCAGGGGTTTCTTCTCATCAGCCGTACCTGCCCTCGTTGTGGGGGAACGGGGGTTATCGTGGCGAACCCCTGCCCCAAATGTGGAGGAAGTGGCCGAGTAAAGGAGGAGAAGACCCTAAAGGTGAAGATTCCACCCGGAGTAGAAAGCGGAAGTCGCCTTCGGTTGGAAGGAGAGGGAGAAGCTGGTGTTGCTGGGGGTCCTCCTGGTGATCTTTACATCGATATCTATGTGAAACCGCATCCCATCTTTGAGAGGAAAGGGAACGATATCTATTGTGAGGTTCCCATTACCTTTTCTCAAGCTGCCTTAGGGGCGGTGATAACCGTTCCCACCTTGGAGGGGGAAGGGGAGATAAAGATACCCCCGGGAACCCAAACGGGTAGCCTATTCCGATTGAAGGGCAGGGGGATAAAGGATGTAAATGGAAGGAGGAGGGGAGATCAATTTATCCGAGTGGTGGTTAAAACCCCTACTAAGCTTACTTCGGAGGAGCGGAAGCTTTTCGAGGAGCTCTCCCGCCTTGAACAATCGAAAAGGGAGTAATGAGCCACCGTCGTCGTTTCTTCGTTCCTGCGGGGAGGATAAAAGGGAAAAAAGCCTTCCTTTCCGAAGATGAGCGCCATCATTTAGCTGATGTATTGCGAATAAAGGAAGGGGAGGAAATTTTCCTCTTCACCGAGGATGGCGTTGAGTATCGAGCACGCATTCTCTCTACCAAGCCACATCATGCAGAGGCGGAGATCGTTGAAGAGATCCCTCCTCGACTGACCGACCCCAAGGTTAAGATCTATTTGATAATCGGGGTACTCAAAGGAAAGGGGTTGGAGTTGGTGGTAAGAAGGGGGACTGAGCTCGGGATTTCCTCGTTCGTCCCCGTTTTTTCGGCAAGGACGATCGTGAGAGGGTTAACCAATGTCGACCGTTTGCGGAAGATAGCCATTGAGGCAGCGAAGCAATCGGGGAAACGAACGGTGCCTGATGTCTCCTTGCCCGTTTCATTCTCTGAACTTGATCTCTCTTCCTTTCCCGGGTTAAAGATCATCCTCGATGAAAAAGCCCCAAAGCGACTTAGAGAGGTTCTTCCAAATAGAGACGAAGTAGAGGAAGTTACAGTGATGGTGGGACCTGAAGGAGGGTGGAGCAGGGATGAGGTAAGAGAAGCAAGCAATTACGGTTTTATTCCCGTAGGGTTAGGCGAGCGGATATTGAGGAGCGAGACCGCTGCTCTCGCCATCTCCGCTATAATAGGATACTATTTCGGGGATTTGGGTTAGTTTCTCCCTCTATTTAGTTTTTCCCGGTAATCCGGTGCCTTTATCTCCACGGTGCGACACATTTCAAGAAGGCGGGAGCGAATTGAAGCACCTATCCTCATCTCAAGGGTCTCTTCCCCCTCTTCCTCCGGTACATCGAGGTAGTTTGAGGCAGCAAGGGTGATCAGGTTCTCGTTATAGCGGTGGTTGATGATGTAGGCGATGGTATCGAGAACCCAACTGGTAGGCCTTTGGGAGCCGAGATCGTCGATAACCAAGACCTCGGTTTTAAGGGCGGGTTCGATAACGGCAAAAGAGGGGATTTCTGAGAGGGGAGAGAAGCTTTTTTGAAGTTCCCGAAGGAGATCCCGATAGTCATAGTAGAGGCAAGAAGCTCCTTTCTTCCCTACCAAGGCGGATATTATTGACACGAGAAGATGGGTTTTCCCCACCCCGGTTTTCCCCAGAAATAAAAGGCCCTTCTCGACCAGGGGATAATTCTCCACAAACTCTTGGGATATCCTCTTCGCCCGGTCGAGATAGGGGTTCCCCTTTGTGTCAAAATTATCAAAGTTTGCCTCGAGGAATCTAAGGGGGACTTGCGCCTCACGAAGGAGATTTTCCCCTTGTCTTTGGTAGAAACAACGGCAACGGACTGCTCGAGTGAATCCGTCCTTCTCCTCCACTATCCATCCAGTGCCTCCACAAAGGGGGCATTCGGTCTTCGTCTTTTTTCCCATCTTTCTTCAGTTAAGATATCCTTCAAGCTTGCGACTTCTCGCAAGCATCCTCAATTTTTTGAGGGCTTGGTTTTCTATCTGTCTCACCCGTTCCCGGGAAAGGCCCATTATTTCCCCTATCTGTTTTAGGGTCATCGGTTCCCTTCCGGAAAGTCCGAAGCGAAGGGTTATTACCTTTTGCTCCTTCGGTTTTAATAAGCTGAGCAATTCCTCTATCTGTTGTTTGAACGATTCTTGGATGAGTTCAGCATCCGCTGGTGGCATCGTATGCTGTTCTAAGGTGTCCAGAAGCTCAAAACCATCGTCATCGGAAAGCTTGGTGCTGAGGGAGATCTCATCCCCCATTATCTGATAGAGTTTATTTGCCTCTTCCACGCTTATATTGAGCCCTTTTGCCAGCTCCTCGGAGGAGGGGTTACGCTCAAGCTCTTTGGTTAGTTCCGACATCTTCTGTCCAAAGCGGTAAAGGAGGTTTGCCTGCTTTTGGGGGAGTCTCATCGCGTGCGCTTGATTGGAAATGGCATG contains:
- a CDS encoding ATP-binding protein; this encodes MGKKTKTECPLCGGTGWIVEEKDGFTRAVRCRCFYQRQGENLLREAQVPLRFLEANFDNFDTKGNPYLDRAKRISQEFVENYPLVEKGLLFLGKTGVGKTHLLVSIISALVGKKGASCLYYDYRDLLRELQKSFSPLSEIPSFAVIEPALKTEVLVIDDLGSQRPTSWVLDTIAYIINHRYNENLITLAASNYLDVPEEEGEETLEMRIGASIRSRLLEMCRTVEIKAPDYREKLNRGRN
- a CDS encoding RNA polymerase sigma factor RpoD/SigA, whose amino-acid sequence is MGIKKPVPEEKAPDALSLYLKEISKIPPITPEEEKKLGKRIKKGDKKALKRLIEGNLRFVVSFAKKYRGCGLSFLDLINEGNIGLIEAAKRFDPEKNVKFITYAVWWIRQAILHAISNQAHAMRLPQKQANLLYRFGQKMSELTKELERNPSSEELAKGLNISVEEANKLYQIMGDEISLSTKLSDDDGFELLDTLEQHTMPPADAELIQESFKQQIEELLSLLKPKEQKVITLRFGLSGREPMTLKQIGEIMGLSRERVRQIENQALKKLRMLARSRKLEGYLN
- the dnaJ gene encoding molecular chaperone DnaJ, whose product is MMYGKKDYYEILGVPRNATQEEIKKAYRRLAIKYHPDRNPGDKEAEEKFKEAAEAYSVLGDPKKRAEYDRFGTVGGPSPGFTFTGFDSDLFSEFADILGDFFGFSDFFAGPRSRTKRVSRAKPGADLRYKLEISFEEAAFGTEVKLKIPRLGICKECGGSGIAGGGQPTPCSTCGGRGSINYRQGFLLISRTCPRCGGTGVIVANPCPKCGGSGRVKEEKTLKVKIPPGVESGSRLRLEGEGEAGVAGGPPGDLYIDIYVKPHPIFERKGNDIYCEVPITFSQAALGAVITVPTLEGEGEIKIPPGTQTGSLFRLKGRGIKDVNGRRRGDQFIRVVVKTPTKLTSEERKLFEELSRLEQSKRE
- a CDS encoding 16S rRNA (uracil(1498)-N(3))-methyltransferase; this encodes MSHRRRFFVPAGRIKGKKAFLSEDERHHLADVLRIKEGEEIFLFTEDGVEYRARILSTKPHHAEAEIVEEIPPRLTDPKVKIYLIIGVLKGKGLELVVRRGTELGISSFVPVFSARTIVRGLTNVDRLRKIAIEAAKQSGKRTVPDVSLPVSFSELDLSSFPGLKIILDEKAPKRLREVLPNRDEVEEVTVMVGPEGGWSRDEVREASNYGFIPVGLGERILRSETAALAISAIIGYYFGDLG
- the grpE gene encoding nucleotide exchange factor GrpE → MKDEEREKIKRKESKKEEEKERVEEEESVILEREEAGIVEEGKKEGKRVDKDKVIEELSREKELYFERLLRLQAEFENFRKRVEEERKEFYLMALTDLVGKLLPILDDFERALSVDATDLAKYREGVALIYKGFRSILEGFGLKEVPAVGERFDPRVHQAVMREEVDDVEEETVVEEFRKGYFLKNRLVRPAMVKVAVKKEKEVAPADPEKGEKGKDEGETAN